The DNA sequence CAGAGATCACAACCGTCAGGGGCCCTAAGATGGTGGCAGGCCCCCACACACAtaactcaaaataaaaacaagatgaaACCCTAAAACGAAACgttaaaataatgaaatgaaacatACGTCCAAGTGCAGCACATGATAGGGTCTGATTTCCCCCCGCATTATTTCAATCTGCGttagcaggggcgttcctagccccttggctgcccggggcggggagccaagaggcacccctgggggtgggggcatcgcggcgcgtgcgtgcgtcatgacgcacgaacacgctgcgacgccccgcccccgggggatgccgggcgggggctttgggagcctctgcgggctgcacAGAGTCCCGAaaccgctgctgtagcacaaaggggtgccaggctgcggcttcgggactctctgcagcccgcagagactcccgaagccgccgcccgggccccctcgggggagcacaagtggggcagggagaggggcgggtcagtgAAGAGGGGTGttacccctcttcgctggcccgcccctctccttgccccggatCTGCGagccagccagcggcgcgaaaagcctctggagggcgggggctattttctgcgctgccggggcagagctgcaggggcggccagcgaggggggtgcagaaaatagcctaaaaagaatttttttaaaaaagttttttaaaagcccagtgggcggggccacccccagcaggggcgccccccctgcgacgcccctgtgcGTTAGTAGGATCCTCCCCTGATTTAGGTGGGGATCAGTAATGAAAAGGGAACAGAAAGATGAGGGAAGAGTGTGGAGTGTAAGGAAGTCTAATAAAGCCATgtctgctggatccggccagtgggAAACCGGTAAGCAGGAGCCGATTGcaggatttccagcaactggtggtCAGATGCATTGGCTGCTTCcagccatggagacagagcacagccatcatgactagtaagGAAGACATCCAGGCACTGGTAAGGAGAGACCTGAAAACACATTCCACTGTGCTGATGTCCGCAACTATGCACAACTGCAATTCGAAACGCAATGGGGGAAAGGAATGACCTCCCAggtaatgtgcacacagccttagTGTGCCCAGGTTACACTGGTGGTGTCAAAgccatgattcttcaacatcaactttgttggactggtcttgttgtgcggatgcctgatgattgtcttccaaagcaactttgttgttgttcagttgttcagtcatgtccgactcttcgtgaccccatggaccagagcacgccaggcacgcctatccttcactgcctctcgcagtttggccaaactcatgctagccgcttcgagaacactgtccaaccctctcatcctctgccgtccccttctccttgtgccctccatctttcccaacatcagggtcttttccagggagtcttctcttctcatgaggtggccaaagtactggagcctcaacttcaagatctgtccttctagtgagcactcggggctgatttctttaacacCGGTGGTCAACAGAAGAGGTTAAAAGACctctttaaaatgtagtataaacaccgacaactggggaacactggaCTGAGAGCGCTCCAACTgcagaacagccttcaccaaaggtgtcatgggctttgaagacactcgaactcaggacaaaagggagaaacatgctaagaggaagacacagtttggcaaaccttcaccatgatcaactcccgcccgaaaacctatatccccactgtggaaggacatgtgagtccacaattggcctccacattcacttacggactcacttttaaaaccatgtttatggaaggcaatcttagtcagctacgagtgattgtcCAAGAAGAAGCCCAGGTTAGTGTCCCGTTGCAGACATTGGATGCTACTACCCAAGCTGCCCAGCAGGGGAAGCCGAGGTCTTCCTTTCCAGCAAATTATTGACGGCCTCCATTGCTCACTCTTCTGCAGGCAACCCTAAGATGGATCTGCGCGACTCCAGTCCTCTCCAAGGACCCTCCCAGAAAACAGTTGACAACCCCAGAGGAAGTATGGGCGGAGATGGAGAGAACGAGAAGGCTGGAGAAAATGACGCACAAACGGTTCTTTCAGGGCAAACGACGCCAGTTGAACAGGGACGAGAAAAGGCAGTTGTGCAGGATGCTGGATGTTGTCTGATGCCGTGCAAAAGAACCTCGTGTGTCCAAAGTGGCAATTGGGAGGCATGTATTCAGTTGCCCTGATTTCACAGAGCCATAGAGGTAGAAGGTCTTTCAAAGGACATctaagccagccttccccaacctggcgccctccagatgttttgaactacaactcccattggatggtgggagttgtaatccaaaacagctggagagtgCCAGATTAGAAGCAGAGAATTGTAGAGGAAATAACAGACAAGCTTTTgtgataaaatgggagaaatatagaaggtatcTACAGAGCATCAACAacggtataaagtctatggcAGCCTTTGAGTGATCCTAGAGCTTTAAAAGGTGTATAACATAAGATATGGCTAAGTTTAGAATTTGGAAGCTTTTAAAGGGATACAAAGGATAATATAGCAGTGCTGAGTACATTCGTATATAGAAAATGAATGTTCTTCGGGAAAAGATGGGAAGTCTAATCATTGTGAagaatgttgttttttgtttttgtctttttgttttgttttgtttttctttctttcttcttttccttttttgctttccttttattttatttccttcttttaTGTAGTCTATGTTGAATAGGGATAAACGATTATAATTTGAgaagttttatatttatattttattaatattattggtattattattattattattattattattattattaatgaggaAGCAAAGAAAAGAGAGCCAATGAAGGATAAAACACATATGGGAATGTGCATAtactttattaattttattaatttattattattttttaatctgtacagtagaacaaaaaatgaaaaacaagtatAAGATGTATGATACACTGGCGGATGTAAGAAgtcaaaaaatacaataaagatattaaaagtaaaaaaaaaaaattgtagagctggaagggacaccaaggctcatctagtccagccccctgcaatgcaggttgaGGAAGTGCCTGCCACAAAATGTGTTTCCACTCTGTCCGTGGGCTCCCGGGATCGGCTTTCAAAGACTACAGAGAGCCAGAGAATGAACCCAGCTTCCTCTCCCTGCCACAGCAAAAAGCACTCCTCTTTTTTCCAGCCCCGCCTCAATGCAGtaagggttgccaacttttttagCTGCTTCTGCTCCTGCGCCTTTCACCGTCCAGCCCAAATTAAGCAaccgattgattgattgtatctataccccaccctccctccccaaggaACTCAGTGCGGCCAAAAGATCTGCAATTCCAAGgcaaaaaacaaagcacaaacagTCTAAGACGATTAAAACAATCCAATAACAATAAAACCATATCTAAAACCAGCTGCAGCTTAAAAAACAGTCTCAATTACAGTTAAAAATATCCATCCATCCGAGTTGCCAGGAACTGTAATAATTCCCTCTCACATTGTCTTGACATCAGAGGAAAAAGGCTTGCCTGCAAAATCCCTGTGCCCTGGGCTGCCTTTAAAGGCAAAAAAGCTGGTCGGGTCCGAAAAGGTGGCAGTCATACTCACACGTTGCTCAGCTTCCCGACCGAGAAGGGCCAGGGCTGGCTCAATaccatttgctgcctgaggctcaGGATAGGATGATACCTCTCTCTTGTCCCATGCACAAAATCTGGCCAGCCTGCCAGTGGAAGGTCAGGAAACAGGGTGGCAGCAGAGCAATTGTAGGCCTTCAGCCACTCTCTGCTTCTCCCCAGCTTTCAGTATTTGCCgcccgaggcagttgcctcaatCTGGCTAATGGCAGCGCCGGCCCTGAGGCTGGGCAAGTTGGCCAATTCCTCCTCCCTGTAGCGAAgaacctgatggatcaggccagtggctcactggagagccagtgtggtgtagtggttaagagcggtagactcgtaatctgaggaaccgggttcgtgtctccgctcctccacatgcagctgctgggtgaccttgggctagtcacacttctctgaagtctctcagccccactcacctcacagagtgtttgttgtgggggaggaagggaaaggagaatgtgagccgctttgagactccttcgggtagtgaaaagcgggatatcaaatccaaactcttcttcttcttcttcttcttcacctagtcacagaaacatagaatcatagagttggaagggaccacacgggtcatctagcccaaccccctgcaatgcaggattattatttttttgcccaaggtgggactcgaacccatgaccctgagattaagagtctcatgctctaccgactgagctatcccagatggccagcatcctgttctcacagtggccagccacatgggaaacccaaaagcagcgcccgaacacaagagccctctcccctcccgcgGTCTCCAGATCAACTGGCGTTTGGAAGcgtgactgtggagacagagctggGGCATAGTTGTTAGTTGTTGCCTTGGGTAGCCTTATCCTCTGCCCCCTGTGGGAGCCATGCCCTCGTTGCAAATTCTTACGGTCTGGTTGTGGTTAAATCGTGGGTGACTTAAGTTCCTGTTACTAGGCGGCCCTGGGGAGCCTGCAGCAGACTTTCCTCTGGATTGCattagggcaggtgggtgggtgggggctctgTCTGTATAATAAGGAATGAGTCTCGCTGACGGGGCGAGCTTTCATGCCTTTACTCAGCTGACGAGCCAGTTTGCAATCattgaaggaaaagagagagagagagagagagagagagagagagagagagagagagagaaatgagcgTGGGAGTCTGGATGGAAAAAAGAAAGCTATCAGCACCCATTGGGTGGGTAGACctagccccacccaccccgtccctccccactccccgccTGCCTACTTGAGTAGAAAGCTACTCCCTTACGAGCTCATGACAGCTCAGATGTTCACCCACGCAAAgccggcagcagcagccagaCACACTTTCGACGCTGGGCGACTCACTCGGAGGCAAGCAGTCTTCTTCGCACCCGGCCAGGGATGGGATGGGACAGGCTCCCTCCCCAGATACACCAGCCCAGAGTTGTCACATCTGGAAACAGATCCCCGGACGCTTCTGCCTTGGCTTAGCCCCTCTTCCTGTTCTCTGACTTCGCTGCTTTCCTAGAGCTGGGAGGAACAGAACCCAGAACCATCCACTcagtccttttttggggggtggagtccCAGCTCCACCTGCTTTAGCCAGGGGGCATGACACCGTCCTGACCCTAACCCCAGAACGCTGGCTGGATTCTTCCTCCATAAACTGCTGGACCCCGATGTCTTCTTTCGCAGCTTCTGGGAACAGGACTCCGGGCTCGTCTATCGCGACTAGGGGCTGCCCTCCGACGCGAATTAACTGGGGatagaaagcagcagcaggaggagaaggatcTGAACCCACCGTTCCCCCTTCTTCCTTCTCGAAACTCTGAGGCCTCACAGCCCCCTCTTTGTGCCAATGCATGCGCCGCAAGCAAACCTGACCCCTCCGGAGGACTGCAGTGGCCTGACCCGACTGCAGAAGGACGGCAACCCGGGAATGAGCTCCTTCATGTTTGCGGCAGGGGTGGTGGGCAACGTGGCAGCCCTGGCCATCCTGGGCTTCCACCGGAAGGAGCTGCGGACCAAGAGCTCGGCCTTCTGCATCCTGGTGACTGGCCTGGCCATCACGGACCTGCTGGGCACCTGCGTGGTCAGCCCCGTGGTCTTTGTGGCCTATTCGCGAAACGCCACCGTTCTGGGCCTGGCGGACGGAGGGCACTGGCTGTGCGACCTCTTTGCCTTCTCGATGATGTATTTCAGCCAAGCAGCCATGCTCATCCTCTGCACCATGGCGGTGGAACGGTGCCTAGCTATCACCTACCCCTACTTCTACTCGCAGCACAACATCCGCCGGTGGGCCAAGCTCTCTCTGCCCGCCACCTACGCCTTCAGCGCCCTCTTCTGCACTCTGCCCTTCCTGGGTGTCGGGCAGTACAAGCAGTACTGCCCGGGCACCTGGTGCTTTGTCCAGATGGACGTGGAGCTGGCGGGGGGCGGCCGCGGCAAGGCCGCCTTCTCGCTGTCCTACGCCACGCTGATGGCGCTGCTGATCCTGGCCATCTTCGTGTGCAACGGCCTGGTCATCATCAGCCTCTGCCAGATGTACCGAAAGCAGAGGGCTCGCCGGCGAGGCTCTATCAACGTGGCCCAGCAGCGGCGGCGCAAGAGCTGGCTCGGCCAAGGCGAGGAGGAGGTGGACCACCTCATCTTGCTGGCCCTCATGACGGTCATCTTCGTCATCTGCTCTTTGCCCCTCACGGTAAGTACTGCCACGGGGgtcacggggggggggataacGGAGAGGGGCTGGTGAGGTGAGGGATGACAGCTTGGCTcaatggtggcaaatgtcttggcacaatggtggcaaatgtcttggcacaatggtggcaaatgtcttggctcaatggtggcaaatgtcttggcacaatggtggcaaatgtcttggcacaatggtggcaaatgtcttggcacaatggtggcaaatgtcttggcacaatggtggcaaatgtcttggctcaatggtggcaaatgtcttggctcgatggtggcaaatgtcttggctcgatggtggcaaatgtcttggctcgatggtggcaaatgtcttggctcgatggtggcaaatgtcttggcacaatggtggcaaatgtcttggcacaatggtggcaaatgtcttggcacaatggtggcaaatgtcttggcacaatggtggcaaatgtcttggcacaatggtggcaaatgtcttggcacaatggtggcaaatgtcttggctcaatggtggcaaatgtcttggctcaatggtggcaaatgtcttggctcaatgatggcaaatgtcttggctcaatggtggcaaatgtcttggcacaatggtggcaaatgtcttggcacaatggtggcaaatgtcttggctcaatggtggcaaatgtcttggctcaatggtggcaaatgtcttggctcaatgatggcaaatgtcttggctcaatggtggcaaatgtcttggcacaatggtggcaaatgtcttggcacaatggtggcaaatgtcttggcacaatggtggcaaatgtcttggcacaatggtggcaaatgtcttggctcaattgtggcaaatgtcttggctcaatggtggcaaatgtcttggctcaatgatggcaaatgtcttggctcaatggtggcaaatgtcttggcacaatggtggcaaatgtcttggctcaatggtggcaaatgtcttggctcaatggtggcaaatgtcttggctcaatggtggcaaatgtcttggcacaatggtggcaaatgtcttggcacaatggtggcaaatgtcttgACTCAATAATGGCAAATGTCTTCCTGGGGACAGGAAGTGACATGATAAGGGTTGGCCAGGTTCTTAACTGAGACAACACAGTTTCCATCCAAGGTGGTCAAAAATTGTGGGCCGATCGGCTCCATCTCGCGACCAGGGAGCCATGCGACTGCTCACCTGTGAGCGCAGTGGGAGAGTCAAGCATTTCGTGACCTGCCACTGCCCGGGTCTTCCACATGGCCTCGGGTGACTGTTGCAGGAGGCATTTCCACAGCCGTATCCTGCACTGGGTTTGGGTTGAAGGCAAACGCTGTGCCACATTTTCATCTCCCGCCTGCGTGCGAGTGAGGAGGGTACACAAGACTGTACCAGGCTGGGAGCTTTTTGCAACCTGCTTTCTGTAGGGGAaggactgtggctcagtggttagagcagctgaaagtcccaggttcaatccccccgGAATTCCTCAAGGCAGGGCTGAGACATGGGGGAGCGTCTGTTGtccagtgtagacaacattgagctagacGTCTTTCTGTGCATGCAGTGACTTCACAGAGGCCCCAAGTGACAGAGGGCATCGTGCAGAAGCTGTCAAAACCAAGCTGGGATCCGTGGTGCGGTTGATGTGGTCCGATCAGCATTTCGCAGACTTCCTCGCCGGagagatgcacacacacataagATTAGAAAAGTTACGCAGACGGGTCTGCAAACAGTTATTTAACCACGACAGATATCTAGGTCAGGGACGACGTGAGACCAAGCTTCCGATCTGAATTTCAGGGCCCCTATCGCTGGGCCATAACTGtcataaacaaaaataacatGACATAAAGGATCAGGGGCAGTCTATCTCTGAATATCAGAGTCTGGAGATGAACAGCAGAGGAAGCCCATTGTCCCTTTTGCCGTCCTTGGAAGCCACCTGGGCTCTGCTGGAAACGAAGTTCGGGCTAGATGCTTCTCTGATGCAGAAAGGtcattccaacacacacacacacacacacacacacacacacacacacacacacacacagagccgtTTAGCTCTCTGAGACTCCCCCCCCAACAGCAGTTCCCTTCTTGGGTTTGGGGCACACTGTCCTTTAAGGGTGCCCTTTAGATCCAGCCCTGAGACACACATGGCTAGAGAAATGGTGACATTCAGATTGTATTTCTGACTTGCTCCTCCGGCTGCTAAAAGGAAGTTTAATTGGGGGTAGGAATAACTATAAAAGCCTTTGCAGTGCTGTGgccagtgggagttgtagtacaaaacatctggagggcgcccaGTAGGGGAAGGCTGATCTATAACATCACCACGGTGGCAGATCTCTGTTCAGCCTGGGAGAAGACGAGACCAGTGTAAAGCTAGCAAGGCAAATTGTTGGGAGCAGAGGATGAATGTGTGTGCCTTGAGACAAGAGGTAAGACCTCGCACCCGTTCTCTGCTTCATATTCCATATCTTCCTTTCTCTGTTTcctgttccttttctttctccatttCCTGCTGTTTGCCCAATCGAAGAAATGCAATGGCAAAGAAAAGCTACAAGttataaaagttatttttaaaagacaggtAGGTTTGCCAAACAGCTGGAGCAAAACGGGCCCCAGCCCATTTCTGAGCATTTCACAGCAGCTTAGGATCAGAAGGATTTCAAGGCAGAGGGAgaggcatagaattgtagagttggaagggactcctgagggtcatctagcccaacccgctgcaatgcaggaatcacagctaaataatccctgatgGTTAacctctgctggggggggggaaacctccagTGAGGAAGAGCTCACCACCTTGTGaggaggggcggaggaagggaggtgcagtgggggcggaccaccccaggtatcaccactgaggggggtgacaaaatgccaggcgggggggcctgcagcgtgcccgagccatgcgtc is a window from the Lacerta agilis isolate rLacAgi1 chromosome 8, rLacAgi1.pri, whole genome shotgun sequence genome containing:
- the PTGIR gene encoding prostacyclin receptor, yielding MHAPQANLTPPEDCSGLTRLQKDGNPGMSSFMFAAGVVGNVAALAILGFHRKELRTKSSAFCILVTGLAITDLLGTCVVSPVVFVAYSRNATVLGLADGGHWLCDLFAFSMMYFSQAAMLILCTMAVERCLAITYPYFYSQHNIRRWAKLSLPATYAFSALFCTLPFLGVGQYKQYCPGTWCFVQMDVELAGGGRGKAAFSLSYATLMALLILAIFVCNGLVIISLCQMYRKQRARRRGSINVAQQRRRKSWLGQGEEEVDHLILLALMTVIFVICSLPLTLWGLPRTSVAPAPPKLLGLPAASRPNPAVPKPGLEALTPPPRNPPTLQK